From Kitasatospora sp. MAP12-44:
CCCCCGCAGGCGCAGAGCGCTCCAGCACTTCGCACCTCCGGACCAAGGACGGCCTTCACTTCCGCCGCAAACGGCGGAGCACTGGCCAAGATCAGAGATAGACCGTGGCACTGAACGCAGTGCCGGGAGAGGGCCCGCGCCGGCGTACTAAGCTGGCGGGGTGCTGCCGACTGATGCGCCAACTCCCCTTGTACCACTGGTCGACGTGCTGGTCGCACGGGTCGGCGGCGATGAGCGGGAGGCGGCGCGGGCGCTTGCCCTGCGGCTGGCGGCCGAGGTCTGCGGGGTGCCCGTCGAGCGGTTGCGGCTCGGGCGGGAGGCGAGCGGGCGACCGTATGTGAGCGGGGCCGGGGTGCGGGTGAGTCTCAGCCACACCCGGACGGCGATCGCGGCGGCGGCGAGTGAGCAGCTGGCGGTCGGCGTGGACGTCGAGCCGCTCCGCTCGCTCCGTCCGCTCGCGGCCGGGGCGCTGGCCCGCCGCTGGTTCCCACCGGGTGAGGCGGCGTGGGTCGATGGGTGGGAGGCGGAGCGGCAGAGCACGGCGTTCCTCTGGCTGTGGACCCAGAAGGAGGCCTTCGCCAAGGCGCTCGGCCAGGGGCTGGGTGGCGGCGCCGGCCTGCTGCGCGAGGTAGCCCTGCC
This genomic window contains:
- a CDS encoding 4'-phosphopantetheinyl transferase superfamily protein — encoded protein: MLPTDAPTPLVPLVDVLVARVGGDEREAARALALRLAAEVCGVPVERLRLGREASGRPYVSGAGVRVSLSHTRTAIAAAASEQLAVGVDVEPLRSLRPLAAGALARRWFPPGEAAWVDGWEAERQSTAFLWLWTQKEAFAKALGQGLGGGAGLLREVALPSALPAAWPTADLTLTLTAAPGGEPLAAGAGVLDGLMVAVATAGPGAAAARVRIRGLG